In Labrus bergylta chromosome 11, fLabBer1.1, whole genome shotgun sequence, one genomic interval encodes:
- the nmd3 gene encoding 60S ribosomal export protein NMD3, protein MEYIQAPATSSQGNILCCTCGVPIPPNPANMCVACLRTQVDISEGIPKQVTVSFCKQCERYLQPPATWMQCALESRELLALCLKKIKSSMTKVRLIDAGFLWTEPHSKRIKLKVTIQKEVMNGAILQQVFVVEFVIQYQMCDDCHRVEAKDFWKAVVQVRQKTLHKKTFYYLEQLILKHKLHQNALNIKEIHDGIDFYYGSKQHAQKMTDFLQCTVPCRSKTSQRLISHDIHSNTFNYKSTFSMEIVPICKDNVVCLSPRLAQSLGNMGQVCVCARVTSTIHLIDPNTLQIAEVDGNTYWRTPFNSLCNPRQLEEFIVMDTEIIRNQKLGAGAGIRSNKHTLAEVWVQKTSELDTSQQYHCRTFLGHLLNIGDLVLGFDFANSNVNDEYLNKMNPHHVPDVVLIKKSYDRSRRVKRRNWKLQEMARDREGMDTDDERQYQDFLEDLEEDDALRKNVNIFRDASKIPVESDNEDDGAPRISLMEMLEELSLSDATGGEGADMMTE, encoded by the exons ATGGAGTACATACAAGCTCCTGCCACAAGCAGCCAGGGGAACAT CCTGTGCTGTACCTGTGGGGTCCCTATTCCTCCAAACCCCGCCAACATGTGCGTAGCCTGCCTGCGCACTCAGGTCGACATCTCGGAGGGGATCCCCAAGCAGGTCACAGTGAGCTTCTGCAAGCAGTGTGAAAG ATACCTACAGCCTCCTGCTACCTGGATGCAGTGTGCCTTGGAGTCCAGGGAGCTGCTGGCCCTTtgcctgaaaaaaataaagagctcGATGACCAAA gtACGTCTCATTGATGCCGGCTTCCTCTGGACAGAGCCACACTCCAAAAGGATTAAGCTGAAAGTGACCATCCAGAAAGAG GTGATGAATGGTGCGATTCTACAGCAGGTGTTTGTGGTCGAGTTTGTCATCCAGTATCAGATGTGCGACGACTGCCATCGTGTGGAAGCCAAGGACTTCTGGAAGGCCGTGGTTCAAGTTAGGCAGAAG actcTTCATAAGAAGACTTTCTACTATCTGGAGCAGCTGATCCTCAAACACAAGCTCCACCAAAATGCcctcaacatcaaagaaatccATG ATGGCATTGACTTCTACTACGGCTCCAAGCAGCACGCTCAGAAGATGACCGACTTCCTCCAGTGCACCGTGCCCTGCAG gtcaaaGACATCCCAGCGCCTCATCTCTCACGACATCCATTCAAACACGTTTAACTACAAGAGCACCTTCTCTATGGAGATTGTACCTATTTGCAAG GACAACGTAGTGTGCCTCTCGCCACGGCTGGCGCAGAGCCTGGGGAACATgggtcaagtgtgtgtgtgcgcccgTGTGACCAGCACCATCCACCTCATCGATCCCAACACCCTGCAGA TTGCCGAGGTGGACGGAAACACATACTGGCGTACCCCCTTCAACAGTCTCTGTAACCCCCGGCAGCTGGAGGAGTTCATCGTTATGGACACAGAGATCATCAGAAACCAGAAGCTGGGTGCTGGAGCCGGCATTAGGTCCAAtaag caCACCCTGGCCGAGGTGTGGGTTCAGAAAACCTCCGAGCTGGACACGAGTCAGCAGTATCACTGCCGGACATTCCTTGGTCACCTGCTCAACATCGGAGACCTGGTGCTTGG GTTTGACTTTGCCAATTCCAACGTCAATGACGAGTACCTGAATAAGATGAACCCTCACCACGTCCCTGATGTG GTGCTGATCAAGAAGAGCTACGACCGCAGCAGGAGGGTGAAGCGCAGGAACTGGAAGCTGCAGGAAATGGCCAGAGACCGTGAAGGCATGGACACAGACGATGAGAG ACAATACCAGGACTTCCTGGAGGACCTGGAGGAGGATGACGCTCTGAGGAAAAATGTTAACATCTTCAGAG ATGCATCAAAGATCCCAGTGGAGAGCGACAACGAGGATGACGGAGCACCGCGGATCTCGCTCATGGAGATGCTGGAGGAGCTCAGCCTGTCAGATGCCACAGGAGGAGAGGGCGCCGACATGATGACAGAGTAG
- the sptssb gene encoding serine palmitoyltransferase small subunit B isoform X1: MKFKDDAQKRALHVAPVELHGLKIELQARHRVSLSAMPGRSACFWLCIQFLGLFTCMTCEPASGEAERRGLLPSARPGITVIISLIQGITRRLLSPACKMNFKNFRDYLAWLYYQYLLITGIYVLEPWEKSIFNSILFSAIAMVIYTSYVFVPIHVRLALEFFLQIFGGQPESAMALMN, encoded by the exons ATGAAGTTTAAAGATGATGCACAAAAGCGCGCACTGCACGTGGCTCCAGTAGAGCTGCATGGCTTAAAAATAGAGCTGCAAGCGAGACACCGAGTTTCTCTGTCTGCGATGCCTGGACGATCTGCATGCTTCTGGCTGTGCATCCAATTCCTCGGTCTCTTCACCTGCATGACCTGTGAGCCAGCCAG cggagaggcagagagacgcGGGCTGCTGCCTTCGGCTCGTCCTGGTATTACCGTCATCATTAGTTTAATCCAGGGGATCACACGGCGGCTGCTGAG TCCAGCTTGCAAGATGAACTTCAAGAACTTCAGGGATTACCTGGCCTGGCTGTACTATCAGTACCTGCTCATCACAGGCATCTACGTCCTGGAGCCCTGGGAAAAGTCCATCTTCAACTCGATCCTCTTCTCTGCCATAGCCATGGTAATCTACACCTCATATGTCTTTGTGCCCATCCACGTGCGCCTCGCACTGGAGTTTTTCTTGCAGATCTTTGGCGGCCAGCCTGAGAGTGCCATGGCCCTCATGAACTAA
- the sptssb gene encoding serine palmitoyltransferase small subunit B isoform X2 has translation MNFKNFRDYLAWLYYQYLLITGIYVLEPWEKSIFNSILFSAIAMVIYTSYVFVPIHVRLALEFFLQIFGGQPESAMALMN, from the coding sequence ATGAACTTCAAGAACTTCAGGGATTACCTGGCCTGGCTGTACTATCAGTACCTGCTCATCACAGGCATCTACGTCCTGGAGCCCTGGGAAAAGTCCATCTTCAACTCGATCCTCTTCTCTGCCATAGCCATGGTAATCTACACCTCATATGTCTTTGTGCCCATCCACGTGCGCCTCGCACTGGAGTTTTTCTTGCAGATCTTTGGCGGCCAGCCTGAGAGTGCCATGGCCCTCATGAACTAA
- the otol1b gene encoding otolin 1b, with translation MRIISCQLTLAAVVVITLTVVSCVEAKTTPKPKYQYTKKPVPQITMHSPVTTSMPKTLKTVPSHKPVEPQPPPATEKTTYPSHAFPQYYSEGTETPGVGPDNYTLDYNECYFNFCECCPPERGPRGPKGDRGLAGPPGERGMPGTVGLPGSQGVSGPMGLKGDRGEKGDRGSSGTAGPPGVPGKPGQKGDVGSKGVKGEIGLQGLKGGSGEKGEPGLNGTAGEKGEPGKEGPAGPPGVTVESGLKGDKGDKGECGTFGERGPKGDRGDTGAPGIPGGMGIPGTNGKHGTPGPVGVRGDPGLPGPQGESGVRGPQGPIGIRGMPGPKGDRGYPGMRGDRGIRGMKGAKGSGLPLKRSAFSVGISPRKSFPPSGFPIRFDKVFYNEENHFNVTSNSFTCVHAGVYVFSFHITVRNQPLRATLVVNGSRRVRTRDSLYGQDIDQASTLVVLQLVVGDQVWMETLRDWNGAYASSEDDSIFSGFLLYSDKA, from the exons ATGAGGATAATCTCCTGTCAGTTGACCCTTGCAGCTGTAGTTGTGATTACACTCACTGTGGTGTCCTGCGTTGAGGCTAAGACTACCCCCAAACCAAAGTACCAGTACACTAAGAAGCCCGTCCCTCAGATAACCATGCACAGCCCTGTGACTACCAGCATGCCCAAGACTCTCAAGACAGTCCCGAGCCATAAACCTGTGGAGCCCCAACCCCCGCCTGCCACCGAGAAGACCACCTATCCAAGTCATGCGTTTCCGCAGTATTACTCAGAGGGAACTGAGACCCCTGGTGTTGGTCCAGATAACTACACCCTGGATTATAATGAGTGCTACTTCAACTTCTGTGAGTGCtgtccacctgagagagggccCAGGGGGCCCAAAGGAGACCGTGGGCTGGCAG GACCACCGGGTGAAAGAGGGATGCCAGGGACAGTTGGTTTACCAGGATCACAGGGAGTCAGTGGTCCTATGGGGTTAAAAGGTGACAGAG GTGAAAAAGGTGACAGAGGAAGCAGCGGTACAGCAGGACCACCAGGGGTGCCTGGGAAACCAGGACAAAAAG GGGATGTTGGCTCAAAAGGTGTGAAAGGAGAAATAGGGTTGCAAGGACTCAAAGGAGGTAGTGGGGAAAAAGGGGAACCTGGCCTGAATGGGACTGCTGGTGAGAAAGGAGAACCAGGTAAAGAGGGCCCAGCTGGACCTCCAGGAGTGACTGTTGAGTCAGGTCTTAAGGGAGACAAGGGGGATAAAGGGGAGTGTGGCACGTTTGGGGAGAGAGGGCCAAAAGGTGATAGAGGGGACACAGGGGCTCCAGGCATCCCAGGAGGGATGGGCATCCCAGGAACTAATGGCAAGCATGGAACTCCAGGTCCTGTCGGGGTACGAGGGGATCCTGGCCTTCCTGGCCCACAAGGAGAATCTGGGGTCAGAGGACCTCAGGGACCAATTGGGATAAGAGGGATGCCTGGACCAAAGGGGGACAGAGGTTATCCTGGAATGCGAGGCGATCGGGGCATTCGTGGAATGAAAGGAGCTAAGGGATCAGGGCTTCCTCTAAAACGATCTGCATTTAGTGTAGGTATTTCCCCAAGAAAGTCCTTTCCTCCTTCAGGCTTCCCAATCCGCTTCGACAAAGTCTTCTACAACGAAGAGAACCACTTCAATGTCACTTCCAACAGCTTCACATGTGTTCATGCGGGGGTTTATGTCTTCTCCTTCCACATCACCGTACGGAATCAGCCTCTGCGAGCCACACTAGTAGTAAATGGATCACGACGGGTAAGGACACGGGACTCTCTGTACGGCCAAGACATCGACCAGGCGTCCACTCTGGTGGTGCTGCAACTGGTGGTAGGTGATCAGGTGTGGATGGAGACCCTTAGAGATTGGAATGGGGCTTACGCGAGCAGTGAGGATGACAGCATCTTCTCCGGATTCCTGCTTTACTCAGACAAAgcctga